In Paenibacillus dendritiformis, the DNA window GGATGAGAAATATGCCGAAGAGCTATGGAACACCGGCATGCGAGCGGTGCCGGTGACGCTCATCGGGGAGACGAAAATCCTCGGCTTCAACCAGATTCAACTGAACGAAGCGCTGGCCGCCCGCGCATGATCGGGGAGCGGCGAGAGGCCTTGGCGGCCTTGCATAGATACGGCAATCACGAAATCCGCTCTATGGGCGGATTTCTCCTTATATATGAAGATGACAGAGATGCAGCACTTGCTTGGAGCTGTGGATAGGAGGCCATCATAGATGAATGCAGCAACTTTACTACTGTTCGGAGCGACGGGGGATTTGGCGAAGCGCAAAATCTATCCCGCCCTCTTTAACCTGCATCTGGACCGCAAGCTGCCTGCCGGCTTTTCCGTATTCGGCATGGGACGCAGTTCATGGAGCGACGAGGAATTCCGCCGCCGCATAGCGGAATCGATAAGCGGCTTCTCCCGCCGGCCGGCTCCGGACGAGGCGGAGCTGAACGCGTTCCTGGATCGGTTCCGCTTCTGCCGCCTGAACGTGGCGGTTCCCGAAGATTTCGCGCGGCTGCTGGAACAGGTGCGGCAGCGCGAGCGGGAGCTTGGCATCGCCGAGAACCGGATGTTCTATCTCTCGGTCGCGCCCGAGTTGTTCGAGCCGATCGTCCGCCGCCTTCATGACAGCGGCTTGAGCAGCGTTACCGGTTGGAAGCGGCTCCTGATCGAGAAGCCGTTCGGCCGCGATCTGGCTTCGGCCCGCGCGTTGAATGCCCTGCTGGGCAGCGTCTTCCGCGAGGAGGAAATCTTCCGGATCGATCATTACCTCGGCAAGCGGATGGTGCAGAACCTGCAGAAGCTTGAATATACGAATCCGATGCTCCAGGCGGTCTGGAAGAATCAATATATCGCCAACGTGCAGATTACGGCGAGCGAGACGGTCGGCGTAGAGGAGCGTGCGGCCTATTACGACGAGGCGGGCGCCATCCGCGACATGGTGCAGAATCATCTGCTCCAAGTATTGGCGATGTTCGCCATGCAGCTTCCGCGCCGCGGCACGGCGGCGGATATGGCCGCCAAGAAGCGCGCGCTGCTGGCCTCGATGCGTCCGGTGCCGAAGGAGGAAGCGGAACGCTTCGTCGTGCGCGGCCAGTATGCGGCGGGAGCCGTTGGCGGACTACCGGTGCCGGGCTACCGGGACGAGCCCGGCACCGGGGAGGACTCCGGCAATGATACGTACGTAGCGGCGCGCCTCATGATCGATAATTATTTCTGGCAAGGGGTTCCCTTCTACTTGCGCACCGGGAAGCGGATGGCGGAGAAGTCGACCCGCATCGTGGTTGAATTCAAGGACCCGCTGGACAAATACAGCCGCACGAACGAGCTGACCGCGCCGAATCTGCTGATTATCGATATCGGTCCGCAGGAGGGGATCACGCTCCAATTGAACGCGAAGGACGGGAAGCACGGGAAGCACGGCATCAAGCCGGAGCCGGTCCGCCTGCATTACGCCGCTGATCAGAACGGCGTTCCCGAAGCTTATGAGAATCTGATGGAAGGGGCGATCCTGGGGGATGCCTCCTTCTTCGCCCGTTGGGACGAAGTGGAGTTGTCCTGGCAATGGATTCAGCCGATATTGGAAGCCTTCGCGGAGAATCGGGTGCCGCTGCATTTCTATGAGGCGGGCAGCGAAGGCCCGGAAGCGGCGCAGCGTCTGCTGGAGGAAGATGGCTTCCATTGGTGGCCGCTGGCCGGACCCGAAGCGGAACCGAAGCAAGATGCGGATGGTTCGGAAGCGGAACCCGAGGCTGTCTATGAAGCGGTCCGATGAGCGGGCGGCAGCGCTCGTTCTCTTATAACCCCCTGATAGAGCAGGTATAGACGAAGGGCCCGGACGACGGTACGGGGAAGCGGGCAGCGGCCAGGCCAAGGAGCTCTGAGACCATGAAGCTCTGAAGCTAAGCTAGCGCCGGATATGCCGTGAACGGCTCTTGCCGCAGCGCCGCAAGCATCGGCCTCCATGGAAGGCAATGGCTTGCGGCGCTGCTTCGATCTACCGGATCGATAAGGCGGCGGCGATCGGATAATGATCCGATGCCACCGAACGGACGACTTCCCGCCGGGCGCCGACGGCGATGCCATCGTTGACGAGAATATAGTCGATCGTCTCCTTGGCTCCGCCGGCCGGATAGGTATAGGCTGCGGGAAGATCGGCGAATACGTTGCGGTAGGAGCGGGACATCGCGGCGAGTTCCGGGCTGTCCGGAAGGGCATTGAAGTCGCCGGTTATAATCGCCGCGCCGGTCTGCCGGGCGGCGATATCGACAATTTGGGATATTTGCGTTAACCGCTCCTGCCGCTCCAGCCCGAGATGGGTGACATAGAAGCGGACTCTCGCATCCTCGACGACCAGCTCGGCCTCCAGCAAGCCGCGCTGCTCCCGGCCGGCGCTGTCCAGCAAATAATGCTGCTGATGGACAATCGGGTATTTGCTTAGGATCCCGATGCCGTATTGCCTCCGCTCGGTTCGCCCCGGCTCGGGATCACCGTCCAGGTTAGCGCCGTATGCATACTGCATCCCCAGGCGGGCGGCCAATACCATAATCGTATCTTCATAATTGCTCCGCTTGTCGAAATGGCGGTCCACCTCCTGCAGGCCGATGACGTCGGCCCCCGCTCTGCGGATAACGTCCGCTATCCGTGCCGGATCATACCGGTCATCCATTCCGCGCCCATGCTGAATGTTGTACGACATGACGGTAAGCGATGCTGCGCACTCTGTCATGAACTCACCCCTGAATCGTAGCGTAGTCTCCTCTCCTGCTAACGTTGGCACAGATGAAGGCCGCAGTCAATGGGGCGGCGCGCGCCGGTTTTTCGGAGCCTGGGCCCTGTTCAATATTTTGGAAAAACTTTATCTTCGGGCACGAGGAAATTTGTAGGAGGCAGCGAATATTTTCGTACACAACAGAAAATTGGAGATTCCCGTTCCTGGATAAAGACAGAAATCATTCCGCTTGAAGGGCATTTGGGGATGTGGCGCTTGAAAGGGGATACTCTTATGCATTTGAAGCAAATTGACTTGTTCGATTTCGCTTTTAACAATGCGTCTATCGGGATGTCGATCGTGTCACTGGAAGGCCGGTTCATCCAGGTCAACCGGGCCTTGTGCAGCATGCTTGGCTACGATGAGCGAGAATTGCTGGCCATGAATTTTCAGTCGATTACCCATCAGGATGATCTTGAAGAAAACCTGGAATATGTCTATCAGCTCCTGAACATGAAGATTGAAGCATACCATATGGAAAAGCGGTACATACATAAGCAAGGTCATCCGGTATGGTGTCTGGTGAACGTCTCCGTCGTGCACAACGAGAAAGGGGAGCCCGTTTTTTTGTTCTCGCAGTTCCATGATATTACGGCCAAGAAAATGACGGAATTCGCGCAGCGAAAAACGGAAAGCGTGCTTCGGGAGAGGGAGGAGTCGTTCCGCATCCTGCTGGAGGAATTGCCGCTCGCCGTGATCATTACCCGGGGCGGAATCTGCCAGTACGTCAACCAGGCGGGAATTCAATTGCTCGGCGCGCGCGGCCCCGAGGAGGTACTGGGCGTATCCACGAAGGAGTTCGTCGATCCGGCCAATCATGACAAGATTGACGACAGGAGGCGCAGATACCATCAGGGAGGGAAGCTGGGCACCGTTAAATATAAGCTCCGCTGCTATAACGGAGTGACTAAATTTGCCGAAGGCGTCTCGATACCGACAACATTTCTCGGCGAACCGGCGGTGATTGGCGTTTTTCAGGATGTGACGGAGCGGAGGAAGGAAGAGGAGCGCATCATCCAGTCGGAGAAGCTGTCGATCGTCGGGCAGCTTGCGGCCGGAATCGCCCATGAGATACGCAACCCGATCACCTCGATCAACGGCTTTCTCAAATTGCTGCGATCCTTGAAAAGCGAGAAGGAGCAATATTACGACATCATCGAATCGGAGCTGAAGAGCATCGAGATCATCTGCAACGAGCTGCTTATTTTGGCGAAGCCGAATATGGTATCGGCCCGGCGCGCGAACCTGGTGCAGCTGCTGGAGCAGAGCATCGCGCTGATGAGCGCTCAGGCGGCGATGAAGAACAGCGCGATTGCGGCCGAGTATGCGCTAGAGGAGATCTGGCTGCACTGCGAGCCGAATCAGATCAAGCAGGTGTTCGTCAATTTAATTAAAAATGCAATCGAAGCGATGCCGGACGGCGGGCATATTTATATCGGAGCAAGCGTGAGAGACGGCTTCGCGCTCATTACGATCGAAGACGAGGGATGCGGCATTCCTCCGGAGAAGCTGGACATGCTGGGCCAGCCGTTCTATACGACGAAGGATTCCGGGACGGGGCTCGGCCTGATGGTCAGCTACAACATTATGGACAATCACGGCGGGAGCATTGCGGTGGACAGCATGCCGCAGCGGGGGACGACGTTCACGGTGACGCTCCCGGTTCTCGATACGTAGGCGCGGCGGCGGCTTGAGCGAAGCAGGGAGCTGATTCGGCACGAAGAACGGCAGACAAAAGCACTTCCGAAGCGCAGGGACGGATTCGCGCCAATGGAGGTGCTTTTTGCCGCAGGCGCGGAAAGGGGCTAGTTCAAATTTCATCTATCCGGTATAGTGATATAGGGAACTGCCATTTTTGTAAAAATAGGTTAGAACATGCGGGGTGACCAAAATAGCGCACGGTCTCAAACGATTCTTTTTTTCCAATCGGCCTTATCAATTGAAGACGCTCATCCTGTGGCTGGTCACGGTGGTGGTCGCTATGGCTCTTGTGCTGACCGGAATCCTTATCGCGAACGATTATGCGGCCGCAACCCAGAGAAGCCTGGAGGAGAGGGCGCAAGCCATCGCCAGCGCGGTCGGCCAGACGCCGACCGTACTGGACAGTCTGCGCAACGGAACCTATGGCGGTCCCGTCCAGACATATACGATGAAAGTGAAAGCGGATACAAACGTGGGGTATATCGTCGTCATGGATATGAACAGCGTTCGTCTCTCTCATCCCAATGAAGAGATGATAGGCAAAACGTTTGTCGGAGGAGACGAAGGGCCGGCCCTGGAAGGGAAAAGTTACACGTCCGTTGCGGTCGGCACGCTAGGGGAATCGATGCGCGCCTTCATGCCGATCTGGGACGGGGGAGAGCAGGTTGGCGCCGTGGCGGTCGGAATCGCGAAGGATAAAATCAATGACGCGGTGCTGCGCAGTCAAAAAATCATCCTTCTCGGCATGGGAGCAGGCCTGGCGGCAGGCTTGATCGGGGCGCTGCTGCTGGCGCAGAAGGTCAAGCGCTCGATGCACGGCCTGGAGCCGGCGGAAATCGCGAAGCTGCTGGAGGAACGAGAGGCGATGCTCGCTTCTGTTCGCGAAGGAGTCGTCGCGATTGACGAACAGGGGATCATGGTGCTGGCGAACCGGGCTGCACGGGACATATTCAAGCGGGCGGGACTTCACGCCGAACCGGTCGGGAAGCATGTGCGGGAGGTAATGCCGCAGTCAACGCTGCAGGATGTCCTGATTCACCAAAGAGCAGAGCTGGATCAGCAGCAAACATTGAACAATCTGGAAATCGTCGTGAACTGCGTTCCCGTCAAGGCTGCCGGCCAACTGGTAGGCGCGCTGGCAACGTTCCGGGATAAAACGGAGCTGACGAGCATGCTGGAGCAATTATCGGGCGCCAAAAATTATGCGGAAAGCCTGAGGGTTCACACGCATGAGTTCATGAATAAGCTTCATGTCATATCCGCCATGGTGCATACGGAATCCTACAAGGAGCTTCGGGCGTATATCAGGCGGATTTCCACTCATTATCAAAAGGATGTGGGCTGGGTCTTCAACCATGTGAAGGACCCGGTGATAGCGGGATTTTTGCTCAATAAGCTCAGCTTCCTGCAGGAGCATGACGTCGAAGTGACGCTGACAGGACGGGAAGCGTGGCCGTCCATTGCGAGGCCGGAGGTTCTTGACGCGCTGATCACGATCATCGGCAATTCATTGGACAACGCCTATGAAGCGATTGCGGGGCAGGAGGAGAAAGAAGTCGCGGTAGAACTGTCCTCCGCGAGGGAGGGCCGTCTGGAATGGACGGTGCGGGATAATGGCCCGGGTCTGGCGGAGGAACTGGCCGGAGAGATCGGGAGAGGGAAATCCACCAAAGGAGAAGGAAGGGGCTACGGTCTCCATCTGATCCACAAAGCGGCGGCGGACACGGGCGGGACGGTACATATATCCTCAAGGAAAGGAGACGGGGTGACCTTGACGGTGAGCATTCCATACCAGGCATGATTCAGGTCTTGATTATTGAAGATGATCCGATGGTGGCGAAGTTCAACGGGATGTACGTGAACAAGGTGCCGGGCTTCGCATTGGCGGGAACGGCTGCCGGAATCGAAGCGGGCTGGGAACTTGTCAAGAGCGGAAACATCGACTTAGTTCTGCTGGACGTGTATCTGGCGAACAAGAACGGGCTTGATGTGCTGGTCAATGCAAGGAAAGCCAACCTGGCCGTAGATGTTATCGTGGTCTCTTCGGCGAATGACCACGCGTCCGTGCAGACGGCTCTTCGCTACGGGGCCGTAGATTATTTAATCAAGCCCTTTGATTTTGAGCGGTTCCGGGAGGCGCTTATGCGTTACAAGTACCGATGCATCCAGATGCGGCAAGAAGGCATCCGGCAAGAAGAGGTTGATGCGCTGTTCCACCGACGATGCGGGAACAAAGACTGGATCGGGGAGAGCCTGCCCAAAGGGATTACGAAAGAAACGTTTCTTCGCGTCCTGCGCGAGATCAACAAGCTGGAGGGCTGGTTCTCCACGGCCGACTTGGCTGAATTGACGGGGATATCCAGAGTGTCACTGCGCAAATATTTGCGCTTTCTGGAGGAAAACAACACCTTGCTTAGCGATGTCAGCTATCAAGGCTGCGGCCGCCCCCTCCAGCAGTATAAGCTCAGCGCAGAGGGACTGGATTACTTGCTTTCTATTTTGTTAAAAGAAGAAAAAGTACGGGTTGAATAAGCTCGCGCGGTGGCGGCGAGCTTTTTTTCTGTTACAGGCGCTTTTTTTAGTTACAAAACCCACGACATTAGTTAAAAAATGTATACAGATTTTAAAATTTGTAACAAAATGTACGAAAGCGCTTACAGATGGGGGATGAATGATGAAGCAATTGGTTGTATCCGCTTGGCGCAGCCTGTGGGCACAGCATAAGCGAACGAAAGAGGTATTGACGGTATCCGGCCAAGCACCGGATCGGGGAGGCGCCCGGCCTGGGGTCAAGTCCAATAAGCCGTATGCCACAGCACAGCTTGTCGGATTTATTTTGGGACCTGCATTGTTTATCCTGACGATGCTATTTTTTGAACCCGACGGATTGTCTCCGGAAGGGAAATCCGTGCTCGCCGTTACGTTATGGATCGCCGCATGGTGGATTACCGAAGCGATACCGATTCCGGCTGCATCTCTGCTGCCGCTGATCCTGCTGCCTGTCACGGGAGCGATGCCGGGCAGCGCGGTCGCTTCCTCCTACGGCAACGATATTATTTTTTTGTTTTTGGGCGGTTTTTTTATCGCCACCGCGATGGAGAAGTGGAATCTGCACAAAAGGTTGGCTCTCTTTATTATTTCGCTCATTGGTACGAGCACGCAGCGCATCCTGCTTGGCTTTATGGCCGCAACCGGATTTTTGTCGATGTGGGTCTCCAATACGGCAGCCGTCATGATGATGGTCCCGATGGGATTGGCGATTACGGCCCAGATTGCAAGCACCTTGGCAGGCAAGCCGGAAGAAGAGGAGCTTCCGAAGTTTGAGAAGTCTCTCATATTTGGCATCGGCTATGCAGGCACGATTGGCGGCCTCGGAACGCTGATCGGCACTCCGCCCAATATTATTCTGGTCGCTCAAATGAACGAGTTATTCGGCATTTCCATCTCTTTTGCCCAATGGATGCTGTTTGCCGTTCCGGTCGTCATGCTGATGCTGATCTCGACGTGGTTTTATTTGGGGAGAATCAAGTTCAAAACATCGATCCGCCAGCTTCCGGGCGGGAAAGAGTTAATTCAGAGCGAGCGCAGCAAGCTTGGCAAAACCTCCTTTGAAGAAGGAATGGTTGGCCTCGTGTTCGTCTTCGCTGCTTTTATGTGGATCACGCGGGAGTTTTTATGGGTAGACGGCGGTTTGTTCGTGCCTATCCCCGGCATCTCGGACGGGATGATTGCGATTATGGCCGCGGCCCTTTTGTTTATCATTCCGGCCAGAGGAGAAGCAAGCTCCCGCATTTTGAATTGGAGCGACTCCAAGGATATTCCATGGGGCGTCCTCCTTCTGTTCGGAGGCGGGTTAGCGATTGCCGCGGGCTTCCGTTCCAGCGGCCTGTCCGACTGGATGGGAGAACAACTGACGATGCTTGACGGTTTTCATCTTATCGTTATTATTTCATGCGCTACTCTTCTGATCATGATGATGACCGAGATTACGTCCAATACGGCAACCGCAACGATGATCCTGCCGGTCGTCGCCGCGCTCGCGATCGCCTTGGGCATTCATCCGTTCGCGCTCATGATCCCTTGCGCCATGGCGGCCAACTGCGCCTTCATGCTGCCTGTCGGCACGCCGCCCAACGCGATTATATTCGGCACGGGGAAATTAAAAATTATCGACATGGTCCGGGCGGGATTTTCCGTTAACGTATTCGCGACAATCATCATTATTCTTGCCGTATATTATTTGCTGCCGATCGTTTTTGGAATTGATTTGAATGTGATTCCGGACAGTCTCATGACAAAAGCTCAGGGCTAGGTTGTTACCATGCGGAAGCCGCGGAGACGGCGCGGTTGTCTTTGGCGCTAGAGTGTTCATGAGTCGCTGCCCTATCTGTTGACCGAACCGGTTCCTTTGGGAGCCGGTTTTCTGCCGTTCCTGTCCTGTCTGGACGAGGTGGGGCAGACTTGTTGACTGGCTGGGGCGGGTGCGGGGCACACTTGACAGAAGGAGAGAAATATAATATCTTTAAATCGAGATATTAATTGGTGTAATTGATTTATACTGAGATAAAAAAAGGAGAGATCCATATGACTTTGCATACGGCAGGGATCCATCACATCACGGCTTTTGCCCGCGATCCGCAGGCGAACGTTGACTTCTATGCCGGCGTTCTCGGCTTGCGGCTTGTCAAGAAGACGATTAATTTCGATGCCCCGGAAGTATACCATTTGTATTTCGGGAACGAGGTGGGCGGCCCGGGGACGATCATTACGTTCTTCCCGTGGCCCGATTCCCGCAGGGGCCGGATCGGGGGCGGCCAGGTCGGCATGACGACGTATGTCGTTCCGCCGGGGGCCCTGGACTTCTGGGAAGCGCGGCTGAGACGGTTCGGCATTTCCGTCATGACAGGCCGCCGCTTCGAGGAGAACTATTTGCAGTTTACGGATAATGAAGGCTTGCGGCTCGAACTTGTGGAACGGGAGGAAGGTCCGGCCAGCGAATGGTCGTTCGGCGGAATCCCGGCGGACAAGGCGATCAAGGGCTTCGGCGGAGCGGTGCTGTTCAGCGTGCATGCCAACGAGACGATGAGCGTGCTCGAGCATGTGCTCGGCTTGACCCGGGTCGGCGAGGATGCCGGATTCGTCCGCTTCCGGGCGGCCGGGGACCTCGGCAATCTGATCGATATTCCGAAGTCGGATATGGAGCCGGGAGTCGGGGGCGCAGGGACCGTGCACCATATCGCGTGGCGGGCCCGCGATTTCGAGGAGCATGAAGAGTGGCGGAGCGCGGTGGAGCAGAGCGGCTATCATCCGACGCCGATCGTCGACCGCCAATATTTCAACGCCGTCTACTTCCGGGAGAACGGCGGGATTCTGTTCGAGATTGCGACCGATCCGCCGGGCTTTACGCGCGATGAGCCATTCGAGTCGCTCGGAGAGAGACTGATGCTGCCGGAATGGTTCGAGCCGCACCGCACCCGGATTGAAGCGAATCTGCTGCCGATCGAGGTCAGGGCGCTGCAGGAGGGAGAAGCATGAGGCATCTGTACGAAAAAGGGACGAACGACTCGGCCCCGACGCTGGTCCTGCTGCACGGGACGGGCGGTTCGGAGCGCGATCTGGTGCCGCTGGCGCGGATGATCTCGCCGGAATCGGCGGTGCTCAGCCTGCGCGGCAATGTGCTGGAGAATGGAATGCCGCGCTTTTTCCGGAGGCTTGCGGAAGGGGTCTTCGATGAAGAGGATCTGCTGTTCCGGACGGGAGAAGTGAACGACTTCCTGGACCAAGCGGCGGAACAGTACGGGTTCGATCGGCGCAATCTTGTGGCCGTCGGCTATTCCAACGGCGCGAATATCGCCGCCAGCCTGCTGTTCCATATTCAAGCGGCATGGGCCGGCGCCATTCTCCATCATCCGATGGTTCCGCGCCGCGGCGTCGTCCTGCCTGACCTGAGCGGTGTCCCCGTCTTTATCGGGGCGGGCAAGAATGACCCGATATGCCCGCCGCAGGAGACGGAAGAACTGGAGGGGCTGCTGCGCGGAGCGGGCGCCGACGTATCCGTTCATTGGGAGCGGTACGGGCATCAGTTGACCTCCTCCGAGGCGGAGGCGGCGGCGGACTGGTTCCGCGGCAAGTTTTTGCAGTAAGGGAACGGCATATCGATGAATGAGCAACTGGGGCTGTCTCCCACGCAGTGTGAAGCAGCCGTGAGACAGCCCCAGTCTGTGAACACGGCGGCCTGCGGCTTCTCTGGACATGCCCGGATTATTCGAGGTGACGGCTCGTTCCCTCTTATTTGTGCGGCTGCTATCGCGCTGTCAGATTCCGCTTTGCTTCGAACCCGGTTCAAGCCTGCTTCGGCTTCCCTTCGAGGCTGGTTCACGGCTAGTCCGTACCTAGTTCGATCCTGCTTCAAATTCACTTGGATTCTGCGACTATACTTGAGTTTTACGACTGTGCTTGGATTCTGCGACTGTACTTGAGTTTTCGACTGTGCTCTTGGATTCTGCGACTATGCTTGATTTTTACGACTGTGCTTGGATTCTGCGGACTACACTTGAGTTTTCGACTGTGCTTGGATTCTGCGGACTATACTTGAGTTTTACGACTGTACTTGGATTCTGCGACTGTACTTAGTTCTGCGATTATACTTAAATTCTATAACTATATTTGGATTCTACGACGATTCTGCTGCGATACTACTTCAGTTCTACTTGTGACTTTACTTCGAATCTATTTCGATTCTGGTTCGACACTGCTTCTGAACTCCTTCTGAACTGCTACCGTACTGCTGCCGTACTGCTTCCGTACTGCTTCCATTCTGCATACACACTACGTAAATACTACTTCAATACTACTTCAATACTACTTCCATACTGCCACCGTACTTCTAACGTACTGCTTACATACTGCTTCTGTACTGCTTCCGTGATGATACCATTTATTTCCATTTTATACCTGGCGCTTTACTCTTCTCGCCGCTCAACTTGCCGAAATACTGCGAAAATGCAGCATTTTCTTATGATTTGAACTCCGCTCAAGTCATTCCTGCAAAACTGCAGGAATTTCAGCCATGCCAAAGGATAAAACGCAATAATCGGAGAAATTGATGCGTTTTTGCAGGAATTTTATCAAAGAGCACATCAAAAAGCGAAAAATCCTGCGTTTACGCAGGATTTCGCCGCCGTCGCTCATTGACCGCAGCATCGTCCGCGTCCGCAGCATCGTCCGCGTTCACAGCATGTCCGCCCGGCGCCTCATCGCCGCTTCCGATTGTCCCCCACCGATTTCTCCGCTTCCATATTGGTTGCCCTTCGGTTCTGCCCTTTGACATTTGTAACTCTCCTATGAGCAGTCCTTCAGGAAGTGTCCGATTGGCAGTTCCTTTATTAAGAAGCCTATGGGAAAGTCCCTTGCGTTATTTCGTATCCCCCGCGGGGATAAGCGTGGAGATAGGATACAGCCGGCCGCCCAACGCGAAAGAAGCGGTGCCCGATTCTTCGGAGACGACAAGGACGAGCGCATCGCTGCGCTCGCTCAAGCCCGCCGCGGCCCGGTGGCGCGTGCCGAATTTGGAACCGGGAGGGATCGAACGGGAGAGCGGCAGTATATTGCCTGCCGACAGAATCTCGTTCGAGCGGATAATGACGGCGCCGTCATGAAGCGGGCTGCCCGAGATGAAAATCGATTCGAGCAGCGAATGGGTCAAGGTCGCGCCGATCGGCGTCCCGGGCTGGATGAGATGGTCGAGGGGGTCCTGCCGCTGCACGACGATCAGCGCTCCGAGTCTTCGCTGCGACAAATGATGAATGCTCAGCGTCAGCTCGGCGTATTTGTCGGTGTAGGGGGATAGATAACAGTTCAAATAAAAGGAGGCCGCCGTCGATTCAAGCGCGATAATGCTTTGGCGGAACTGCTCGAACTGGCCGAGCATGCAATTGTCTGACTCATCGAACACTTCCAGACTTCGCCGGATATCATCGGAGAGCTGCTTCAGCCGCTCCTTCAACTGCTGCTTGACGATGGATAGATCGCAATTACCCGTCTCCATGCTCCTGCTCCTTGTCGTGCCGATTTTCTTCTTATTGATAATGTAAACCTTCGGGAAGGTCCTTATACAGCAAAGTTTATTTTATCCAACCCGTGACGCCTGCCCGCGGCTTTCCATATAAGCTCAGGATGTGTTAATTTTATTTCAAATGAAGCGTATCCTTTTTGGCCGTTCGGCCGTTTACGTAGTGTAAACGAAAGGAACTAGCAAAGGAGGGCCCCATTCCATGGCCTTTGTGAAATCCGATCTGACCTCTTCTGCGAGCGAGGCGCATGATGCGCTGCTGGAGGCGCTGCCTTCGCTGCGGAAA includes these proteins:
- a CDS encoding ring-cleaving dioxygenase, translated to MTLHTAGIHHITAFARDPQANVDFYAGVLGLRLVKKTINFDAPEVYHLYFGNEVGGPGTIITFFPWPDSRRGRIGGGQVGMTTYVVPPGALDFWEARLRRFGISVMTGRRFEENYLQFTDNEGLRLELVEREEGPASEWSFGGIPADKAIKGFGGAVLFSVHANETMSVLEHVLGLTRVGEDAGFVRFRAAGDLGNLIDIPKSDMEPGVGGAGTVHHIAWRARDFEEHEEWRSAVEQSGYHPTPIVDRQYFNAVYFRENGGILFEIATDPPGFTRDEPFESLGERLMLPEWFEPHRTRIEANLLPIEVRALQEGEA
- a CDS encoding alpha/beta hydrolase — encoded protein: MRHLYEKGTNDSAPTLVLLHGTGGSERDLVPLARMISPESAVLSLRGNVLENGMPRFFRRLAEGVFDEEDLLFRTGEVNDFLDQAAEQYGFDRRNLVAVGYSNGANIAASLLFHIQAAWAGAILHHPMVPRRGVVLPDLSGVPVFIGAGKNDPICPPQETEELEGLLRGAGADVSVHWERYGHQLTSSEAEAAADWFRGKFLQ
- the cdaS gene encoding sporulation-specific diadenylate cyclase CdaS, which codes for METGNCDLSIVKQQLKERLKQLSDDIRRSLEVFDESDNCMLGQFEQFRQSIIALESTAASFYLNCYLSPYTDKYAELTLSIHHLSQRRLGALIVVQRQDPLDHLIQPGTPIGATLTHSLLESIFISGSPLHDGAVIIRSNEILSAGNILPLSRSIPPGSKFGTRHRAAAGLSERSDALVLVVSEESGTASFALGGRLYPISTLIPAGDTK